The Denitrificimonas caeni genome has a segment encoding these proteins:
- the metK gene encoding methionine adenosyltransferase, producing MSEYSIFTSESVSEGHPDKIADQISDAVLDAIITEDKQARVACETLVKTGVAIVAGEISTTAWIDLEQLVRDVIVDIGYNSSDVGYDGNTCGILNIIGKQSSEIAQGVDRGDPAEQGAGDQGLMFGYASNETDVLMPAPITFAHRLMERQAEVRKSGLLPWLRPDAKSQVTCRYENGKVVGIDAVVLSTQHNPDVSQKDLHEATMELIVKHTLPAELLHKDTQYHINPTGKFVIGGPVGDCGLTGRKIIVDTYGGMARHGGGAFSGKDPSKVDRSAAYAGRYVAKNIVAAGLAERCEIQVSYAIGVAQPTSISLNTFGTGKISDEQIIKLVRDTFDLRPYAITTMLDLLHPMYQATASYGHFGRTPYEMTVGDDTFTAFSWENTDRAEALRAAAGL from the coding sequence ATGAGCGAATACTCGATTTTTACCTCTGAATCCGTATCTGAAGGCCACCCCGATAAGATTGCGGATCAAATTTCTGATGCAGTGTTAGATGCCATCATCACTGAAGACAAACAAGCCCGTGTGGCCTGCGAAACATTGGTGAAAACCGGTGTGGCGATTGTGGCTGGCGAAATTTCTACCACTGCCTGGATTGATTTAGAGCAGCTGGTGCGCGATGTGATCGTGGATATCGGCTACAACAGTTCCGATGTCGGTTATGACGGCAACACCTGCGGCATCCTTAATATTATTGGTAAACAGTCCTCAGAAATCGCCCAAGGCGTGGATCGAGGCGACCCGGCAGAGCAGGGCGCTGGTGACCAAGGTTTGATGTTTGGTTATGCCAGCAATGAAACTGACGTGCTAATGCCTGCACCCATTACTTTCGCTCACCGTCTAATGGAGCGCCAAGCTGAAGTGCGTAAAAGTGGCTTGTTGCCTTGGTTGCGCCCCGATGCGAAAAGCCAAGTTACTTGCCGCTATGAAAATGGCAAAGTAGTGGGCATTGATGCGGTGGTTTTGTCCACTCAGCACAACCCCGATGTTTCGCAAAAAGATCTGCACGAAGCCACTATGGAGCTGATCGTTAAGCACACACTGCCTGCTGAATTACTGCACAAAGACACTCAGTACCATATCAACCCAACCGGTAAGTTTGTGATTGGTGGCCCGGTGGGTGACTGCGGTTTAACTGGCCGTAAAATCATCGTCGATACCTACGGTGGTATGGCTCGTCACGGTGGTGGTGCATTCTCCGGTAAAGACCCATCCAAAGTTGACCGCAGTGCCGCCTATGCTGGCCGCTATGTAGCGAAAAATATTGTTGCTGCAGGTTTAGCAGAGCGTTGCGAGATTCAGGTGTCGTATGCCATTGGCGTGGCACAACCGACGTCGATTTCTTTGAACACCTTCGGTACCGGTAAAATCAGCGATGAGCAGATCATCAAGCTGGTGCGCGATACCTTTGATTTGCGCCCTTATGCGATCACGACCATGCTCGACTTGCTGCACCCGATGTATCAAGCCACTGCGTCCTATGGTCACTTTGGTCGCACGC
- a CDS encoding ArsR/SmtB family transcription factor, whose protein sequence is MSTATQLPTYSPTDALAAFCKAAGEPLRLNILRALSNDSFGVLELAQIFATGQSGISHHLKVLTQAGLVTSRREGNAIFYRRSLPQQQSPDELLHNALLSSLDDLPLPADVLLRLKQVHGQRAQASQEFFERMAGDFQSRQDLIAGLPQFRDSLLALLDSLTFPAEATAIEVGPGDGGFLAELSSRFAQVRALDNSPQMLELARQTCTKHGLHNVQLQLADALHDDVAAADCVVVNMVLHHFAAPADALCLLARLVKPSGSLLITELCRHDQDWAKQACGDLWLGFDQDELAQWADAAGLIPSESLYLGLKNGFQIQLRHFAKPDSRSTLTHR, encoded by the coding sequence ATGAGCACAGCCACGCAATTACCCACGTACAGTCCAACGGACGCCTTAGCTGCTTTTTGTAAAGCCGCTGGTGAGCCCTTGCGCCTGAATATTTTGCGTGCGTTGAGTAATGACTCCTTTGGTGTATTAGAGCTGGCGCAGATTTTTGCCACTGGCCAGTCGGGTATCAGCCATCACTTAAAAGTGCTGACCCAAGCGGGTTTAGTCACCTCGCGACGTGAAGGCAATGCGATTTTTTACCGTCGCAGCTTGCCGCAACAGCAAAGCCCCGATGAGTTATTGCATAACGCTTTACTGAGCAGTCTGGATGACTTACCACTGCCGGCCGATGTGCTGCTGCGCCTGAAACAAGTGCATGGGCAGCGCGCGCAGGCCAGTCAAGAATTTTTTGAGCGCATGGCCGGTGATTTTCAAAGCCGCCAAGATTTAATCGCCGGTTTGCCACAGTTCCGTGACAGCTTATTAGCTTTGTTGGACTCGCTCACTTTTCCGGCCGAGGCTACAGCGATTGAAGTCGGCCCCGGCGATGGTGGCTTTCTCGCCGAATTATCCAGCCGCTTTGCCCAGGTACGTGCGCTCGACAACAGTCCACAAATGCTCGAGCTGGCACGACAAACCTGCACTAAGCATGGCCTGCACAATGTGCAACTACAGTTGGCCGATGCGCTGCATGATGATGTTGCTGCTGCAGATTGTGTAGTGGTGAATATGGTCTTGCACCATTTTGCTGCACCAGCGGATGCTTTGTGTTTGCTGGCGCGACTAGTAAAACCAAGTGGTAGTTTATTGATCACTGAATTGTGCCGTCACGACCAAGATTGGGCCAAGCAGGCCTGCGGCGATCTATGGTTAGGTTTTGATCAGGATGAACTGGCCCAGTGGGCCGATGCCGCAGGACTGATACCCAGTGAAAGTCTTTACTTGGGTTTAAAAAACGGCTTTCAAATTCAGCTGCGGCATTTTGCCAAGCCGGATTCACGAAGCACCCTCACGCACCGGTAG
- a CDS encoding DNA-3-methyladenine glycosylase — protein MLPDTFFNRPALELAPDLLGKVIRYRHQGIWLSARIIETEAYLLTDKGSHASLGYTEKRQALFADGGTIYMYYARGGDSVNFSAQGPGNAVLIKSAYPYFDQLSPQSTLSILQANNPDRQGLPRPVHKLCSGQTLLCKSLGLKVPNWDNQRFSAEHFYVEDCGLRPLEILQTTRLGISQGRDEDLPYRFVDAEYAAYCTKNPLRRGQVEGRDFFRLTGDLQPV, from the coding sequence ATGCTCCCAGATACTTTTTTTAATCGCCCCGCTCTTGAGCTGGCGCCGGATTTATTGGGCAAGGTGATACGTTATCGCCATCAAGGTATTTGGCTCAGTGCTCGGATCATTGAAACCGAAGCCTATCTACTCACTGATAAAGGCAGTCATGCTTCGTTGGGTTATACCGAGAAACGCCAAGCACTCTTTGCTGATGGTGGCACCATCTATATGTATTATGCGCGCGGCGGTGATTCAGTGAATTTCAGTGCGCAAGGTCCGGGTAATGCGGTGTTAATTAAATCAGCTTACCCGTACTTTGATCAGCTATCGCCCCAGTCCACGCTGAGTATTTTGCAGGCCAATAACCCCGATCGCCAAGGCCTGCCGCGTCCTGTGCATAAACTTTGCAGTGGCCAGACTTTACTGTGTAAAAGTTTAGGGTTGAAAGTACCAAATTGGGATAATCAGCGTTTTTCTGCTGAGCATTTTTACGTGGAAGACTGTGGCTTGCGCCCGCTAGAGATTCTGCAAACCACACGCTTAGGCATCAGCCAAGGCCGTGATGAAGATTTGCCGTATCGCTTTGTTGATGCTGAATATGCCGCCTACTGCACGAAAAATCCTTTACGCCGTGGGCAGGTAGAAGGGCGAGATTTTTTTCGACTCACTGGCGATCTTCAACCTGTTTAG
- a CDS encoding NADP-dependent oxidoreductase, producing the protein MTQSTQVNRRIVLASRPHGAPTPENFRLEEQALPTPAQGEVLLRAVYLSLDPYMRGRMSDGPSYAEPVALGAVMVGATVSRVVASKHEKFAEGDWVLANSGWQDYAISDGSDLMPLGTAPKAPSYALGILGMPGFTAYMGLLDIGKPKEGETLVVAAATGPVGATVGQIAKIKGCRVVGVAGGAEKCRYAVEVQGFDACIDHHAHDFAEQLAQACPQGIDIYYENVGGKVFDAVLPLLNTKARIPVCGLIANYNATALQPGPDRLALLMSTILVKRLTVQGFIIFDDYAPRYPEFNADMQKWLANEQITYREDRVVGLANAPEAFMGLLQGRNFGKLVIQVGPEEQ; encoded by the coding sequence ATGACTCAATCGACCCAAGTTAACCGTCGTATCGTCTTGGCTTCGCGCCCCCATGGTGCACCCACGCCAGAGAACTTCAGGCTTGAAGAGCAAGCACTGCCAACCCCAGCACAGGGCGAGGTGTTATTGCGCGCTGTGTACTTATCGCTGGACCCTTATATGCGTGGTCGTATGAGCGATGGCCCATCGTATGCCGAACCTGTGGCATTGGGTGCTGTGATGGTGGGCGCTACTGTTAGTCGAGTGGTGGCCTCTAAACATGAAAAATTTGCTGAAGGTGATTGGGTGTTGGCCAATAGTGGCTGGCAAGATTACGCCATCAGTGACGGCTCTGATTTAATGCCACTGGGCACCGCACCGAAAGCTCCATCCTATGCGCTGGGGATTCTCGGCATGCCAGGCTTTACCGCGTATATGGGGTTGCTCGATATTGGTAAACCTAAAGAGGGTGAAACGCTAGTTGTGGCCGCGGCAACTGGGCCGGTGGGTGCCACTGTCGGGCAAATTGCGAAGATCAAAGGTTGTCGCGTAGTGGGCGTGGCCGGTGGTGCAGAAAAATGCCGCTACGCTGTAGAAGTACAAGGTTTTGATGCCTGTATTGATCATCATGCACACGATTTTGCTGAGCAATTGGCTCAGGCGTGTCCGCAAGGTATTGATATTTATTACGAAAACGTCGGCGGTAAAGTCTTTGATGCGGTATTGCCGTTACTCAACACTAAAGCCCGTATTCCGGTGTGTGGTTTGATTGCCAATTACAACGCCACCGCCTTACAGCCAGGACCGGACCGCTTAGCTTTATTGATGAGCACTATTTTGGTGAAGCGCTTAACCGTGCAAGGTTTTATCATTTTTGATGATTACGCGCCGCGCTACCCAGAGTTTAATGCGGATATGCAAAAGTGGCTGGCAAATGAGCAAATAACCTACCGTGAAGATCGCGTGGTTGGTTTAGCCAATGCACCAGAAGCTTTTATGGGGTTATTGCAGGGCAGAAACTTCGGTAAGTTGGTGATCCAAGTGGGGCCTGAAGAGCAGTAA
- the yccS gene encoding YccS family putative transporter has protein sequence MGSLSLSHSLRRLWALERFGSSLRFFIALTVCMGWSWYSGQMELLTPLFLGVIASALSESDDSWQGRFFSTAVTLICFFFTAAAVELLHPYPWFFVIALSSTTFCLIMLGSLGERYATVAFATLILAIYTMIGLEQSGDVLVSLWKQPTLLVIGASIYGVLSIIWYGIFSQQPLQHSLARLFREQCDYLKAKSALFEPLRNMDVEGHRLAIAKQNSRVVAALNDTKSIILHRVGRRSNSKVNRYLKLYFLAQDIHERASSSHYPYSQLAEAFFHSDVLFRCLRLLRQQGDGCKALAKAIELRQPFDYGGGHSAALEDLQGAIAYLKQQNNPEWRDLLRSLRALANNLSTLDHLLRDAANPDAIALTANDAILDRDPKTFKEAFERIRQNLSIHSLLFRHALRLSIAVAAGYGVMQMLHADQGYWILLTTVFVCRPNYGATRTRLAERVIGTILGLAASWVLLELFPALWFQALIAVAAGVAYFTTRTTHYKLSTAFITMMVLFCFNQIGDGYNLFLPRLTDTLIGSAIAGLAVFFILPDWQGRRLNVVLGQTLRSNGRYLKQIMLEYTQGKTDDMAYRVARRDAHNADAALSSTLTNMLKEPGHFRRQTDIGFRFLLLSHTLLSYISALGAHRETLAHAPTYPLLNQEAQLIADSLETLAQQLIKRESIAVHCDAEQQQSYRLRDLPEEEDDTLRFLQTQLLLISQQLGSIRTLAAHVLNSSTKQVEDRQ, from the coding sequence ATGGGCTCGCTCTCTTTAAGTCACTCTCTACGCCGTTTGTGGGCATTAGAGCGTTTTGGCTCGAGCTTGCGTTTTTTTATTGCCCTCACCGTCTGCATGGGTTGGTCTTGGTACAGTGGGCAGATGGAGCTGCTAACGCCTCTATTTCTGGGGGTTATTGCCAGCGCTTTGTCAGAATCCGATGACAGCTGGCAAGGCCGCTTCTTTTCCACTGCAGTGACACTCATTTGCTTTTTCTTCACTGCAGCTGCGGTTGAGTTATTACACCCCTACCCTTGGTTTTTTGTCATTGCACTCAGCAGCACCACATTTTGTTTAATTATGCTGGGTTCGCTGGGCGAACGTTACGCCACAGTAGCCTTTGCCACCTTAATACTCGCCATTTACACCATGATCGGCTTAGAACAAAGCGGTGATGTACTGGTATCGCTGTGGAAACAACCAACGCTGCTCGTGATAGGCGCCAGTATCTACGGCGTTTTGTCCATTATCTGGTATGGCATTTTTTCCCAGCAACCCTTGCAGCACAGCTTAGCGCGGCTGTTTCGCGAGCAGTGTGATTACTTAAAAGCTAAATCAGCACTCTTTGAGCCTTTGCGTAATATGGATGTAGAGGGTCACCGCTTAGCAATCGCCAAACAAAACAGCCGTGTGGTTGCAGCATTAAATGACACTAAAAGCATTATTTTGCACCGGGTAGGACGACGCAGTAACAGCAAAGTAAACCGCTACCTAAAGCTCTATTTTCTAGCGCAAGATATTCACGAACGTGCCAGTTCCTCCCATTACCCTTACTCACAACTGGCAGAAGCTTTTTTTCACAGTGATGTATTGTTTCGCTGCTTACGCTTATTGCGCCAGCAAGGCGACGGTTGTAAAGCCCTAGCCAAAGCCATTGAGCTGCGCCAACCCTTTGATTACGGCGGTGGCCACAGCGCCGCTTTAGAAGATTTACAAGGTGCTATTGCTTACCTCAAACAACAAAACAACCCTGAGTGGCGTGATTTACTGCGGTCTTTACGCGCGTTAGCTAACAATCTCAGCACCCTCGATCACTTGCTGCGCGATGCTGCCAACCCTGATGCTATCGCCTTAACGGCCAACGATGCCATTTTGGATCGCGACCCGAAAACCTTTAAAGAAGCTTTTGAGCGCATTCGCCAAAACCTCAGCATTCACTCACTGTTATTTCGCCATGCTTTGCGTCTGAGTATTGCTGTCGCAGCTGGCTATGGCGTGATGCAAATGCTGCACGCCGATCAAGGTTATTGGATTTTATTAACCACTGTATTTGTCTGCCGCCCTAATTACGGCGCCACTCGCACCCGCCTCGCTGAGCGTGTTATTGGCACTATTTTAGGTTTAGCCGCCAGCTGGGTGTTACTGGAGCTGTTCCCTGCATTATGGTTCCAAGCGCTGATAGCCGTTGCCGCTGGAGTCGCCTACTTCACTACCCGCACCACGCATTACAAACTGTCCACTGCCTTCATCACGATGATGGTGTTGTTCTGTTTCAACCAAATTGGTGATGGTTATAACCTGTTCTTACCCCGCTTAACCGATACTTTAATTGGTAGTGCCATCGCCGGCTTAGCGGTGTTTTTTATCTTGCCTGACTGGCAAGGCCGCCGCTTAAATGTGGTATTGGGGCAAACCCTGCGCAGCAATGGCCGTTACCTTAAGCAAATTATGCTGGAGTACACCCAAGGCAAAACTGATGATATGGCCTACCGCGTCGCCCGTCGCGATGCGCACAATGCCGATGCTGCGCTATCGAGCACCCTAACCAATATGCTCAAAGAGCCGGGGCATTTCCGCCGCCAAACCGATATTGGTTTTCGCTTTTTACTGCTCTCACATACCTTACTGAGCTATATCTCGGCGCTAGGTGCGCACCGCGAGACTCTCGCCCACGCGCCAACCTACCCCTTACTCAATCAGGAGGCACAGCTGATTGCTGACAGCCTCGAAACGCTGGCCCAACAGCTGATTAAGCGCGAATCCATTGCCGTGCACTGCGATGCCGAGCAACAGCAAAGCTATCGCTTACGTGATTTACCTGAAGAAGAAGATGACACCCTGAGATTTTTACAAACCCAACTGCTGTTAATCAGCCAGCAACTGGGCTCAATTCGCACCTTAGCTGCCCATGTGCTCAACAGCAGTACTAAACAGGTTGAAGATCGCCAGTGA